From the genome of Agrobacterium tumefaciens:
ACACAGGTAACCGCTCTCTCAACAGCAGCGATAGCTGGCCTGACCACCGAGCAAATCACCGCAATGAGCACGGATCAGCTCAATGCCATGACGAATAGCCAGATCGGCGCCCTTTCCTCGAAACAGACCGCGGCGTTGAGCCCATCCGGCATCGCTTCGCTTTCGGCCGAAAAAATCGCAGCACTCGACGCCAAGGCTATAGCCGGACTGAGCAGCGCCCAGGCAGGTGCAATGAGTGTCGAGCAGATCGAGGCCCTGTCCAGCCGGCAAATCGCATCGCTGAGTTCGGATGCGATCAAGGCGCTTTCGCCCGAAAAGCTGGAGACCTTTTCGCCTGAAGAGCTTGCCGCTATTGGCGCTAACGCAATTAAAGGGCTCCCGACCGACTTCATTGCGGCTCTTTCTTCGGCTGAGGTCGCGGCCCTTAGCACGTCGGGTGTCTCTGGACTGACGAGCGATCAGGTTGGGGCTCTCAGCAAGGGCCAAATCGATATCCTTACGACGAGCCAGATCGCAGCATTGAGTTCTGGTGGGCTTCAGGGATTGACGACGGAGGACCTGACAACCTTTTCGACAGAGAAGCTGGCGGCAATCAGCTCGACTGCGATCAGAGGACTGTCAACGGCCATTGTATCAGCCCTGACGACCGGTGAGATTGCCGCCCTGTCGACAAACCAAGTGGCTGCTCTCAGCTACGGTCAGGTCGCGGCAATGGGTGCTGCTCAAATCGCGGCACTGTCGATATCGCAGGTCGGCGCCCTCACCTCAACGCAGGCGGCGGCACTCGCGGGCGATGATCTGGCAGCGTTCTCGGCAGAACAACTCATCAGCCTGACTTCAAACGCGATCACCGGATTGAGTACCGGCACGCTTGCAGCACTGACTGCCTCGCAGGCCGCAGCCTTCACACCGGGCCAGATCGCCGCCATGACATCTGCACAGGTTGCTGCATTGAAGACTGAAATGGAGGCAAGCAGCGCCTCTCAGGATGCCGCTCCGTCCAGCTCCGCCACGCAGACTGGGACGGAAGCAGAGGCACAGGAACCATCTGACGTTACTGCGGCGATTTCGTCTTATCAGGATGTCTGACACTGGCCTCATGAGCAGAGCATCAGAGCTCTGCTCACATCGTCTTCGAAAGGTTGAGATACCTTTGCAGCTTCAGCCCAACACTAGCCAGCGTGTTTCTTATCTCCGAAACAATCAGCCGACTGCCTAACTTGTTTTTTCCCACGCTACGGCCATCTGGGTTGACTGGAAGAGGTGACAGAGCCATGTTCAGCTCATGCTAATCATGTGTCTCGATACCGTTTTGAAGCGGGTTTTTGTCATCGCGGGAATCTGACCCCCGGCCCGGTCGTGTCGCGCCCGGTCGAGGGGCGCAAGTGTTGGCTTTACCGTCCGCCAACAATCAAGGCGACAGCGATCCTGAAATTTCCTGAAATCATCACGTGGCGCAGTGACTGCAGCCGCGAATATTCAAGAGTATTGACGTGGCACACAAGAGCAAGCCTTCCATCACCATCGCCCGTTCGGAATACGAACGCCTCACAAAGCTCGCCGACAGTCAGGCATTGCAAAACCCGGAGGTCTCGGATGCGCTCCTGACCGAACTGGAACGCGCCCGCATTGTCGATGATCTGGAACTGCCAGAGGGTGTCGTCAGAATGGGATCGTCTCTCCGTTATACCAGCGATCTTGGTGAAGACCGCCAGGTTACGCTCGTCTATCCCGGTGAGGCCGACATTGCCGAAGGAAAAGTCTCGATCATGACACCGATTGGCGCCGCATTGATTGGCTTGTCGTCCGGGCAGTCGATCGACTGGACCGCGCGAGACAACCGCGTACACAGGCTGACAGTCGAGACGGTGAAAGCGCCCACTCAGGTAAAGTGATCTGAGCGAGCCAGAAGCAAAAAGGGTGATATTCGCCTAGTTCACCCTTCCTCTTTCGGCCAGGAAGTCCAACAGTGCACGGACGCGAGACGGTACCGGGCCGCCCTGGCCGATATAGACAGCATGGAATTCCTCCTCCTGTCCCGGGTCGAGATGGTCAAGAAGTGCCACGAGCCGGCCAGCGGCAATGTCCTTTCTCACCGTGAAGGCTGCAAGTCGGGCGATGCCGACGCCTGCAAGGCAGAGATGGCGCATGCCTTCACCGTCACTGACCTGAACCCGACCGGTGACCGGAATGTTGACCATTTTGACGCCGTCGTGAAGCAGCCATCCTTCAACGGATCTGGGATATCCGAAGCCGAGGCGATTATGCGCCTCGAGGTCTTCAATCGCCCGGGGTTCACCGTACCGCTCCAGGTAAGAGGGCGCTGCCACGATCATGAGCGGCGTCTGGCCAAGCTTGCGTGCCAACAGGCTGGAACTTTTCAACGGCCCGGCCCGGATCGCAACATCTGTCCTGTCCGTCACGAGATCAACAACGGTATCGGTCTGCATGAAATCGACCGTCACGCCAGCGTGACGCGCAAGAAATTCCGGCAAGACCGGCGCGAGAATGTGATTGAAATAGGAGGCACTCGTGTTCACGCGAACACGCCCCACCGCCTGCTCACCGAGACCTGCTGTTCGCTCCGCGTCCTCGAGGTCGGCAAGCAGGCGGGTTGCGCGCTCATAAAAAACGCAGCCCTCTGCCGTGAGCTTCAATTGCCGTGTTGATCGGTTAAGCAGCCTTGCGCCGAGGCGCGTCTCCAGTCGGGCGATGAGTTTGCTGACCGCTGACGGTGTGAGATGCGCCGCCCTAGCCGCCTGCGAGAAACCGCCGAGTTCGACCACCCGCACAAAGACCTCCATCTCACCGAACCGGTTTACCTCAGGTCTTGCCATGATGAATCTATCTCACAAGTGATGTTATTTAAATCAGTCTATTTCAATGACGTTCCGTCGCCTATCTTAATTTCACAGTCACGCAAGCCGAAGATATGGCCGCGGGGTTCTGATCGCTCATCATCAGACAAAGGTTGGTGTCATGGAATATCGCTATCTCGGAAGGTCGGGACTCAAGGTCCCAGTTCTCTCCTTCGGAACAGGAACTTTTGGTGGAACAGGCCCACTGTTCAGCAACTGGGGCACCTCTGATGCAACGGAGGCAAGTCGCCTCGTGGACATTTGCCTGGAGGCTGGCGTCAATCTGTTCGACACTGCTGACGTCTACTCCAATGGTGCGTCGGAAGAGCTGCTTGGTCGGGCAATCAGGGGGCGACGCGATGCGGTTCTGATTTCGACCAAGGCGACACTCGCAACCGGTGATGGACCGAACGATGGGGGCTCCTCGCGTTTTCATCTGGTGAAGGCCGTCGAAAATGCGCTGCGCCGTCTCTCCACCGATCATATCGATATCTTCCAGCTTCATGCCTTCGATGCGGCTACGCCGGTCGAGGAAGTCCTGTCGACGCTCGATATGCTCGTTCGCGCCGGCAAGATCCGTTATGTCGGGGTGTCGAACTTCTCCGGCTGGCAGATCATGAAATCACTTGCTGTTGCCGAACGACACGGCTGGCCACGCTATGTGGTGAACCAGGTCTATTATTCCCTTATCGGGCGTGATTATGAGTGGGATCTCATGCCTCTCGGCAAGGATCAGGGCCTTGGTGCAATGGTCTGGTCGCCGCTCGGCTGGGGACGGCTGACTGGGAAAATCCGGCGCGGCGCCCCGCTTCCGGAAAAAAGTCGGCTGCATGAAACTGCGAGCTTTGGGCCACCGGTTGACGATGAACTGCTTTATCGCGTTGTTGAGGCTCTCGACGCAATAGCCGGGGAGACCGGAAAGACAGTGTCGCAGATCGCACTCAACTGGCTTCTGCAACGCCCGACCGTTTCCTCGGTCATCATCGGCGCGCGCAATGAGGATCAACTGCGCCAGAACCTCGGTGCAATCGGCTGGACCCTCAACCCCGCTCAACTGCGAACACTTGACGAAGCAAGCGCTGTGACGCCTCCCTACCCGCACTCACCCTACTACCGTCAGGAAGGATTTGCGCGCCTTAACCCACCGATCGGTGGGTAACTAAAACGAAGATTGGGGTGGATCGTAACGCCCACTCGGTATTTCCATCCACCCGGCTTCGCTGGGTTCCAAATACAGCTCGGGTTGCACGGTTCGAGAAACTGAAGCTTGGGCAGAACCGAGCACCAATCAGCCGTTTCGGTCAACGGTTATGGTATAGGCTCCAGGGCTTTCGTCATCAGAATCCAGCTGAACGAGGAGCGTGTCGCACTCGAGGCAACTGTTGCAGATCCCGCATCCATCCATGTCGAAATCGCGCGCGGATTTGCGTTCCCGACAGCACTCGCAGAGTACTGTGGCCCGACGCGACAATCGTGCCGGCGCAAGAACCTGAACAACCTGATTTTGGACAGCCGGAACGGCAGGACGCGACATCGCAACCTTCCTTATTGAACTCTAACCAGAGATGGGGATGATCAGGTACAATGTCCATATTCGAGGCGTGCTTCAGGTCTAATTCAGGGCGGATTTGGTCAGGAAAAATCCAGCGGGATCAGAGCTCGTTTGCAAGTTTCAAAAGTTCGCGCCAGCGATTGACATAACCGTCGACGAACGGCTTCTGGATGCCTGCCCCCGCCATTTTTTCACTCAACGCATCGAGGTCGAAATCCTCCAGTTTGGTCGCTTCCGGATAACACTTGAGGGTATATCTGAACGTCTCTTCCCAACTGCGCCGGACGCCCACTGAAGCATCCTCGAAGTGCGGACGGTAGGCGCGTATAAGCTCTCCCAATGTCATCCTTTAAAAACTCCCTCTCCAATCACGTTCCGCTCCGGCGAACCGTCATAGCCCGAGTTCCTTTCCTCATGGCACGTTGATTTCTCGTCAGCCAAAGCGACTGTGCTAATGATGGTGATTTGAGGGGCAAGATTCGAGTGTTCCTCATTCACCGGCCGTTCTGAAAGCGGATATTTCTTGCCTGCAAACCGGCCTCGCATGGTTTTTTAGTAAAAACAGGATTGCCGTTGACGGCATCGATACCTATTCTCCCGCAGCGGCAAACAAGCCGCCGATCATTTACGGGGATATACATGGCCACTGGCACAGTAAAATTTTTCAATCAGGACAAGGGCTTCGGCTTTATTACGCCGGATAACGGCGGCGCTGACGTCTTCGTCCACATTTCGGCAGTCCAGGGTTCGGCCCCGCTTCGTGACGGCGAAAAAGTGAGCTACGAGCTTGGCCAGGACCGGAAAACCGGAAAGTCCAAGGCGGAAAACGTCACTTCTGTCTGATTGATCTGCTTTCGCACGCACCTGCGTGCAATGGTGCGTCGCCGCGTTGTTACGTGGCGGCGCAACCAAAAATTATTGACCTAAATTCAAACAATCAGCTTAGGACAAATCTCTCATCGCGCCTGAAGATAGACATTAAACTTCAGATGATGCGACGAGCGAGATTATTCTCGCCATTAAGACCAAGGCGTCAAGGAGCTGGGTGGCTCTTCTGATCAGCGAAGGCCGGGAGCGTAACCGGCAGTTCTTCCTCCTGCTTGAAA
Proteins encoded in this window:
- a CDS encoding cold-shock protein, translated to MATGTVKFFNQDKGFGFITPDNGGADVFVHISAVQGSAPLRDGEKVSYELGQDRKTGKSKAENVTSV
- a CDS encoding aldo/keto reductase, whose translation is MEYRYLGRSGLKVPVLSFGTGTFGGTGPLFSNWGTSDATEASRLVDICLEAGVNLFDTADVYSNGASEELLGRAIRGRRDAVLISTKATLATGDGPNDGGSSRFHLVKAVENALRRLSTDHIDIFQLHAFDAATPVEEVLSTLDMLVRAGKIRYVGVSNFSGWQIMKSLAVAERHGWPRYVVNQVYYSLIGRDYEWDLMPLGKDQGLGAMVWSPLGWGRLTGKIRRGAPLPEKSRLHETASFGPPVDDELLYRVVEALDAIAGETGKTVSQIALNWLLQRPTVSSVIIGARNEDQLRQNLGAIGWTLNPAQLRTLDEASAVTPPYPHSPYYRQEGFARLNPPIGG
- the rnk gene encoding nucleoside diphosphate kinase regulator, whose product is MDVAHKSKPSITIARSEYERLTKLADSQALQNPEVSDALLTELERARIVDDLELPEGVVRMGSSLRYTSDLGEDRQVTLVYPGEADIAEGKVSIMTPIGAALIGLSSGQSIDWTARDNRVHRLTVETVKAPTQVK
- a CDS encoding LysR family transcriptional regulator, translated to MARPEVNRFGEMEVFVRVVELGGFSQAARAAHLTPSAVSKLIARLETRLGARLLNRSTRQLKLTAEGCVFYERATRLLADLEDAERTAGLGEQAVGRVRVNTSASYFNHILAPVLPEFLARHAGVTVDFMQTDTVVDLVTDRTDVAIRAGPLKSSSLLARKLGQTPLMIVAAPSYLERYGEPRAIEDLEAHNRLGFGYPRSVEGWLLHDGVKMVNIPVTGRVQVSDGEGMRHLCLAGVGIARLAAFTVRKDIAAGRLVALLDHLDPGQEEEFHAVYIGQGGPVPSRVRALLDFLAERGRVN